In Rhodothermus marinus DSM 4252, a single genomic region encodes these proteins:
- a CDS encoding TonB-dependent receptor domain-containing protein: MSNTSNQSPQYDFSEKQINSLYGALEIGYNDYLFLNLTARNDWSSTLPPDNNSYFYPSVSASFVFSDVLPVPSWLSFGKIRAAWAQVGSDTDPYMLNLTYVLDNTSHLGQPLGYIGQNSVPLFNLKPTTTTETELGVNLEFLNNRLGLDLTWYRRETTDQILSTSISEASGFGARVINAGALRNQGVELLLRGTPLQTSQMFWNLSVNFAKNISKVLALAGDQTVLVLDQSRRQTAWITAEVGKPYGTIWGYRYLRDDQGRIVHDDSGLPMRDPERVVLGRGTPDWTAGFLSELGYRNLNVSLLIDVKWGGQLFSATNAYAYSVGLHKNTLKGRAECDAVADPINGYPSTGCMVGEGVNQQGQPNTVKVLPQAYYGRIASQIAEEFVYDANFIKLRELRIGYRIPDRWLMRTPLRSLTVALVGRNLAYLYNTVPNVDPESSYNNGNAQGLELAGVPQTRSLGLSINARF, translated from the coding sequence ATCTCCAACACCAGCAATCAGTCGCCACAGTACGACTTTTCCGAAAAGCAGATCAACTCGCTTTACGGTGCCCTGGAGATAGGCTACAATGACTACCTGTTCCTGAACCTGACCGCCCGCAACGACTGGTCCTCGACGCTGCCGCCGGACAACAACAGCTACTTCTATCCGTCGGTCAGTGCCAGTTTCGTCTTCAGCGACGTGCTGCCGGTGCCCTCGTGGCTGAGTTTCGGTAAAATCCGGGCCGCCTGGGCCCAGGTGGGAAGCGACACGGATCCCTACATGCTCAACCTGACCTACGTGCTGGACAACACGTCGCACCTTGGCCAGCCGCTTGGATATATCGGGCAGAACTCCGTCCCGCTGTTCAACCTGAAGCCCACCACCACCACCGAAACGGAGCTGGGCGTCAACCTGGAGTTTCTGAACAATCGCCTGGGATTGGACCTGACGTGGTACCGGCGTGAAACCACCGATCAGATTCTCTCGACCTCAATTTCAGAGGCTTCAGGCTTCGGCGCCCGCGTCATCAACGCCGGCGCACTGCGCAATCAGGGCGTGGAACTGTTGCTGCGTGGGACCCCGCTTCAGACTTCACAGATGTTCTGGAATCTTAGCGTCAATTTTGCGAAAAACATCAGCAAAGTGCTCGCGCTGGCCGGCGACCAGACCGTTCTGGTACTGGACCAGAGCCGTAGACAGACGGCCTGGATCACGGCCGAAGTAGGCAAGCCCTACGGCACGATCTGGGGCTACCGCTACCTGCGGGACGATCAGGGACGCATCGTGCACGACGACAGCGGGCTGCCCATGCGCGATCCAGAACGCGTCGTGCTGGGCCGCGGCACGCCCGATTGGACGGCCGGCTTCCTTTCCGAACTCGGCTACAGAAATCTGAACGTGTCTCTGCTGATCGATGTCAAATGGGGCGGCCAGCTCTTCTCGGCAACCAATGCCTACGCCTACAGTGTGGGTCTGCACAAAAACACCTTGAAAGGCCGCGCCGAGTGCGACGCTGTGGCCGATCCCATCAACGGCTATCCGTCAACCGGCTGCATGGTGGGCGAAGGCGTCAACCAGCAGGGACAGCCCAACACCGTGAAGGTCCTGCCGCAGGCTTACTATGGCCGTATTGCCAGCCAGATTGCCGAGGAGTTCGTCTACGACGCCAACTTCATCAAGCTGCGCGAGCTGCGCATTGGCTATCGGATTCCGGATCGATGGCTGATGCGCACGCCGCTGCGGTCGTTGACCGTCGCGCTTGTGGGCCGCAACCTGGCCTACCTCTACAACACGGTCCCCAACGTGGACCCCGAGTCCAGCTACAACAACGGCAACGCCCAGGGCCTGGAACTGGCCGGCGTGCCGCAGACGCGCAGCCTGGGCCTCAGCATCAACGCCCGTTTCTAA
- a CDS encoding SusD/RagB family nutrient-binding outer membrane lipoprotein: protein MYRNKAMNRTRLLRWPESLLVLLIAVLLASCDALSDFGDMNVDPTQASTIDPGMQFSTVQLATAGSRYETWRVNLIYGEAIVQHLAHTWWAGDKYTFNEDWATSLWRTAYSGAGVSWRAAVKNIEDLKARLEEAKANGESVDNLLAAVRIWRVLIYHRITDTYGDTPYSEAGKGYLEGIFAPRYDPQQEIYMDMLKELEEAVAQFDPSQPTFGNADLVYGGDITKWKKFGNALMLRLAMRLVKVDPATAQQWAVRAINGGVMESNDDIVYMRHQTGPSTGPAGINTNANSEVFAVDVPRLSQTFVNWLKAHNDPRLPVLGAVIKDGQIITDPSVQKGMPNGYDANTIQNHPSWTGSLDDYSRVNPLLTGLDDPFFFVTYAQTALLRAEAAVRGWTSEDPATLYAEGVRAAMKQLSLYDAGGAADIDDAAIDAYLAANPLSSDPDEALRQINEQYWAASFLDGIESWANWRRSGYPVLEPAPVDDPNPYPGNVTNGQIPRRLTYPPSEGVLNAENYQEALSRQGLRGDPSDMAVPVWWDRQ from the coding sequence ATGTATCGCAATAAAGCCATGAACCGCACGCGCCTGCTGAGATGGCCAGAAAGCCTGCTCGTCCTGCTCATCGCCGTGCTTCTCGCCTCGTGCGATGCGCTGAGCGACTTCGGCGACATGAACGTCGATCCCACGCAGGCCTCCACCATCGATCCCGGCATGCAGTTTTCCACGGTACAGCTGGCCACAGCCGGCTCCCGCTACGAAACCTGGCGCGTCAACCTGATCTATGGCGAAGCTATCGTGCAGCACCTGGCCCATACCTGGTGGGCCGGCGACAAGTACACCTTCAACGAAGACTGGGCGACTTCGCTGTGGCGCACCGCCTATTCAGGCGCGGGAGTGTCCTGGCGCGCCGCTGTCAAAAACATCGAAGACCTGAAGGCTCGTCTTGAGGAAGCGAAGGCTAACGGAGAGTCGGTTGACAACCTACTGGCCGCCGTACGAATCTGGCGCGTGCTGATCTACCACCGCATTACCGACACCTACGGGGATACGCCTTACTCCGAGGCGGGCAAAGGTTATCTGGAAGGCATTTTCGCGCCCCGTTACGACCCGCAGCAGGAGATCTACATGGACATGCTGAAGGAGCTGGAAGAGGCCGTGGCCCAGTTCGATCCATCTCAACCCACGTTCGGCAACGCGGACCTCGTTTACGGGGGGGACATCACGAAATGGAAGAAGTTCGGCAACGCCCTCATGCTGCGGCTGGCCATGCGGCTGGTGAAGGTCGATCCGGCTACCGCTCAGCAGTGGGCCGTCAGGGCCATCAACGGCGGCGTAATGGAAAGCAACGACGACATTGTCTACATGCGCCATCAGACCGGCCCCTCTACCGGACCGGCCGGCATCAACACCAATGCCAACAGCGAAGTGTTTGCCGTGGACGTTCCGCGGCTCAGTCAGACGTTCGTTAACTGGCTTAAAGCGCATAACGACCCGCGCCTGCCTGTTCTTGGGGCCGTCATCAAGGACGGACAGATCATAACGGATCCTTCCGTTCAGAAAGGCATGCCCAATGGCTACGACGCCAACACGATCCAGAATCACCCGAGCTGGACGGGAAGCCTTGATGACTATTCGCGGGTCAACCCGCTGCTGACCGGCCTGGACGATCCGTTTTTCTTTGTGACCTACGCCCAGACGGCCCTGCTGCGGGCCGAAGCGGCCGTGCGTGGCTGGACGAGCGAAGATCCGGCCACGCTGTACGCCGAAGGCGTCCGGGCCGCCATGAAGCAGCTGTCGCTCTACGACGCGGGTGGCGCGGCCGACATCGACGACGCGGCCATCGACGCCTACCTGGCCGCCAATCCGCTCAGCAGCGATCCCGACGAAGCCCTGCGGCAGATCAACGAGCAGTACTGGGCAGCTTCCTTCCTCGATGGCATTGAGTCCTGGGCCAACTGGCGCCGCAGCGGCTATCCCGTGCTGGAGCCGGCGCCAGTCGATGACCCCAACCCCTACCCGGGTAACGTGACCAATGGTCAGATTCCGCGCCGACTGACCTATCCGCCTTCCGAGGGCGTGCTGAACGCCGAAAACTATCAGGAGGCCCTCAGCCGCCAGGGGCTGCGCGGCGATCCCAG